The DNA sequence GCGGGTGTCATCAGGAAGGTCGATACACCTAGTGTGCTTTTCTTCCTGGGCATCTTGCTGGCCGTAGCGAGCTTGCAAACAGCAGGCCACCTTGGCCAGTTGGCCACAGCCATGAACGAAGAAATTGGTAATATCTACCTTATCAATGTCCTCATTGGCTTACTCTCTTCGGTTGTCGACAATGTGCCACTGGTAGCAGGTGCGATGGGCATGTATCCACTATCCGTCTACCCTACTGATGCTACCTTCTGGGAATTTTTGGCGTACTGTGCCGGTACGGGTGGAAGCGCATTGATCATCGGCTCAGCTGCAGGTGTAGCCATTATGGGGATTTTGAAAATAGACTTTCTCTGGTATTTCAAAAAAATTACCTGGCTGGCCTTACTTGGCTATTTTTCGGGTGCCTTGGTGTATTATTTACTTCATGCAGGTTAATGGTCTAAATTTGCAGCAATGCAAAATAAAGAAAAAACAGGCTTGGTTTTATCGGGCGGTGCCATCAGGGGTATCGCGCACTTGGGCGTCCTTAAGTTCTTGCAAGAAGCGGATCTGGAGCCAGACATCATCGCTGGTGCCAGCGCCGGTGCTTTGGTGGGTGCTTTTTACGCGGCGGGCTATACTGCCGAAGAATCGCTGGCCTTTTTCCTTAAAAACAAACCGATCACCTGGCGCAATTATGCTCGCCGAAAACCAGGGATTTTGGTCTTTGACCGATTTGCCCAAAGTCTGGCCGAACAATTCCCTGTAGATCAGTTTTCAGCTTTAGCAAAACCGCTCTTTATTACGCGCACCAATCTTGAAACGGGCCTCGGAGAAATTGTCAACCAGGGGCCTTTGATTAAAAATTTACTGGCTTCCGCCGCTTTTCCACTGCTGTTTGCCCCCATTGAAATCAATGGCGTATTGTATTCCGACGGAGGAATCACCAACAATTTCCCCATTGAGCCTTTGTTGCCTCTTTGCGAAAAAACATTGGGCGTCTACGTCAACCCGCTCCCCTTGAAGCCCGCCTCCAAGTTAAAAACAGCCTTCACGGTTGCCGAAAGAGCTTTTCAAATCAGCGTCACCCAAACCTCCCTGCCTAAGTTTCAAGCATGTGATATGGTTATCATTCCCAAGGAGTTGGAAGAATACAGCCTCATCAATACCAGACGGATTAAAGAAATTTTTCAGATCGGTTACCAGGCTGCCTTAAAAGAACGGAAAGCCCTGGAAAAATTATTTGCAAAATAATTGTCTTCAACGGTAACGGTAGCCGAAACGAACTTATCAATAAATGACTCGTACCACAAACAAGTAATAGTGGAATTCATGGTATTTTATATAAATCTATGGACTTCCTCTTTCACGCATGTGAAAAAACCCCTATATTTAAGTGTCTA is a window from the Lewinella sp. LCG006 genome containing:
- a CDS encoding patatin-like phospholipase family protein, with the translated sequence MQNKEKTGLVLSGGAIRGIAHLGVLKFLQEADLEPDIIAGASAGALVGAFYAAGYTAEESLAFFLKNKPITWRNYARRKPGILVFDRFAQSLAEQFPVDQFSALAKPLFITRTNLETGLGEIVNQGPLIKNLLASAAFPLLFAPIEINGVLYSDGGITNNFPIEPLLPLCEKTLGVYVNPLPLKPASKLKTAFTVAERAFQISVTQTSLPKFQACDMVIIPKELEEYSLINTRRIKEIFQIGYQAALKERKALEKLFAK